The Sulfitobacter donghicola DSW-25 = KCTC 12864 = JCM 14565 genome has a segment encoding these proteins:
- the murD gene encoding UDP-N-acetylmuramoyl-L-alanine--D-glutamate ligase produces the protein MIPVQGMGGLRVAVLGLGRSGLSAARALAAGGAEPLCWDDNPAARAAAEAEGFECLELTKAGAFDNIARLIVSPGIPHLYPTPNPVVAAALAAGVPVDNDIGLFFQSFATSEWNTFDVAPRIVAVTGSNGKSTTSALIHHILEHAGRNSQLAGNIGRGVLDIEPAPSGGVVVLELSSYQTDLARSLTPDVAVFTNLSPDHLDRHAGMGGYFAAKRRLFAEGGPDRAVIGVDEQEGTFLAGQLTEGAVDDRVIRVSVERKLTGPGWQVFARKGFLSEYRNGKQVASIDLRNIAGLPGSHNHQNACSAYGACRSLGLAPKVIEAAFHSFGGLPHRSQTIGEKGGVRFVNDSKATNVDSAAKALAAFKNIRWICGGLEKEGGLDGLQEPSASVRKAYVIGREAAGFAMQLSVEAEVCTTMQAAVAAAIKDAEEGDVVLLAPAAASFDQYDSFEKRGDDFARLVKEHLSAD, from the coding sequence ATGATACCAGTTCAGGGCATGGGGGGGCTGCGCGTCGCGGTTTTAGGGCTGGGGCGTTCGGGCCTTTCGGCAGCACGTGCTCTTGCCGCTGGCGGTGCAGAGCCCTTGTGCTGGGACGATAATCCAGCGGCGCGTGCGGCTGCCGAGGCCGAAGGTTTTGAATGTCTTGAACTCACCAAGGCGGGGGCGTTTGATAACATCGCGCGCCTGATCGTTAGCCCGGGTATTCCGCATCTATATCCAACGCCAAATCCCGTTGTCGCCGCCGCTTTGGCAGCAGGGGTGCCCGTGGACAACGACATCGGTCTGTTTTTCCAAAGCTTTGCCACATCCGAGTGGAACACATTTGATGTCGCGCCGCGCATCGTTGCAGTGACGGGATCAAACGGCAAATCCACCACATCGGCCTTGATCCATCACATTCTGGAACATGCGGGGCGGAATTCGCAACTGGCGGGTAACATCGGGCGCGGGGTGCTGGATATTGAACCTGCGCCCTCAGGCGGTGTGGTTGTGCTGGAACTGTCGAGCTATCAAACCGATCTGGCACGTAGCCTAACGCCCGATGTGGCCGTATTTACCAACCTGTCACCAGATCATCTGGACCGTCATGCGGGGATGGGGGGCTATTTCGCCGCCAAACGCCGCCTCTTTGCCGAAGGCGGACCTGATCGCGCTGTGATTGGCGTGGACGAGCAGGAAGGCACTTTTCTTGCTGGGCAGCTCACCGAAGGTGCTGTTGATGATCGTGTGATCCGCGTCAGCGTCGAGCGCAAGCTCACAGGGCCAGGATGGCAGGTTTTTGCGCGCAAAGGGTTCCTGAGCGAATACCGTAACGGCAAACAAGTCGCCTCAATTGATCTGCGCAATATCGCCGGATTGCCGGGGTCGCATAACCACCAGAACGCTTGCAGCGCCTATGGCGCGTGCCGCTCGCTTGGGTTGGCGCCAAAAGTGATCGAAGCAGCCTTTCACAGTTTTGGCGGTTTGCCGCACCGCAGCCAGACGATTGGCGAAAAGGGTGGCGTGCGTTTTGTGAATGACAGCAAAGCCACCAATGTTGACTCCGCCGCCAAGGCGCTGGCCGCGTTCAAAAATATCCGCTGGATTTGTGGCGGGCTAGAGAAGGAAGGCGGCCTAGACGGCTTGCAAGAACCCTCCGCCTCAGTGCGCAAAGCATATGTGATCGGTCGCGAAGCCGCAGGATTTGCAATGCAGTTATCGGTTGAGGCCGAAGTCTGCACCACAATGCAGGCCGCAGTTGCCGCTGCGATCAAAGATGCCGAAGAAGGCGATGTGGTTCTGCTTGCCCCTGCTGCTGCCAGCTTCGATCAATATGACAGCTTTGAAAAACGCGGCGATGATTTTGCGCGTTTGGTGAAAGAGCATTTGAGCGCGGATTAA
- the ftsW gene encoding putative lipid II flippase FtsW, with protein MTEMVYGAVPVRDGEPILPKWWRTLDKWALSCILMLFGVGMLLGLAASPPLAEKNGFEPFHYVQRQAFFGGLGMIVMMLTSMMSPTMVRRLAVIGFVGAFIALAMLPVFGTDFGKGATRWYSLGFASVQPSEFLKPGFVVVAAWMMAASLEINGPPGKAWSFGLCITIVLMLALQPDFGQACLVLFGWGVMYFVAGAPMILLVGMAVMVGLAGTVAYSSSEHFARRIDGFLSVDVDPTTQLGYATNAIREGGLFGVGVGEGEVKWSLPDAHTDFIIAVAAEEYGLVLVLCIIALYASVVVRSLLRLVRERDPFIRLAGTGLACMFGVQAMINMGVAVRLLPAKGMTLPFVSYGGSSVIASGIALGMLLAFTRTRPQGEISALLARGRS; from the coding sequence ATGACAGAAATGGTTTATGGCGCAGTTCCCGTTCGGGATGGCGAACCAATCCTACCCAAGTGGTGGAGAACGCTCGATAAATGGGCGTTGTCCTGTATTTTGATGCTCTTTGGCGTCGGTATGTTGCTGGGTCTGGCGGCGTCCCCTCCTTTGGCGGAAAAGAACGGGTTTGAACCGTTTCATTATGTGCAACGTCAGGCGTTTTTTGGCGGTTTGGGCATGATTGTGATGATGCTGACGTCGATGATGTCCCCGACGATGGTGCGCCGTTTGGCTGTTATCGGTTTTGTTGGGGCTTTTATCGCGCTGGCGATGTTGCCTGTTTTCGGCACCGACTTTGGCAAAGGGGCGACGCGCTGGTACAGCCTAGGGTTTGCATCGGTGCAACCTTCCGAGTTTCTAAAGCCAGGTTTTGTTGTTGTTGCGGCATGGATGATGGCCGCTAGCCTCGAAATCAACGGCCCTCCAGGCAAGGCGTGGTCCTTTGGTCTGTGTATCACAATTGTTTTGATGTTGGCGCTTCAGCCTGACTTTGGGCAGGCCTGTCTGGTGCTGTTCGGTTGGGGGGTTATGTATTTCGTCGCGGGTGCGCCGATGATTTTGCTGGTTGGTATGGCGGTAATGGTCGGGCTGGCTGGCACAGTCGCTTATTCAAGCTCGGAACACTTTGCCCGCCGCATTGATGGGTTCCTAAGCGTGGACGTCGATCCGACGACCCAGTTGGGCTATGCGACGAACGCGATCCGCGAGGGTGGGTTGTTTGGCGTCGGTGTTGGTGAGGGCGAGGTGAAATGGTCGCTTCCCGATGCGCATACGGATTTTATCATCGCGGTTGCTGCCGAGGAATACGGTCTGGTTTTGGTGCTTTGCATCATCGCGCTGTATGCGTCTGTCGTCGTGCGTTCCCTGCTGCGTTTGGTGCGCGAGCGTGACCCCTTTATCCGTCTGGCGGGAACGGGGCTTGCTTGCATGTTTGGTGTTCAGGCGATGATCAACATGGGCGTTGCGGTGCGTCTGCTGCCAGCCAAGGGCATGACCTTGCCTTTCGTCAGCTACGGTGGCTCTTCCGTTATTGCATCTGGGATCGCACTGGGCATGCTTTTGGCATTTACCCGCACGCGTCCGCAGGGTGAAATTAGTGCGCTATTAGCGAGAGGTCGATCATGA
- a CDS encoding NAD(P)/FAD-dependent oxidoreductase translates to MEFDTAIIGAGAAGMMCAAHLEGRTLLVDHAKVAGEKIRISGGGRCNFTNLYTDPNAFICANPHFVKSALARYTQWDFIDLVQQHGIAWHEKTLGQLFCDNSAKDIIAMLNQLIDARTVERRLKSSISDIRKREEGFSFTLHTPEAKLQVSTRNLIIATGGKSIPKMGATGFAYEVAEQFGLPVTQTRPALVPFTFPDGRFAEISGVAVPSRIHADGPTFEEALLFTHRGLSGPAILQASSYWREGETVTLDILPADMYEALRNQRQQAGRKNFTTELARHLPSRLVDHLSGVFDLSGNLADWSDKRLSELMNGLKHWQVTPSGTEGYRTAEVTLGGVDTDALDSKTMASKNHPNLYFIGEAVDVTGWLGGYNFQWAWSSAMAAAKALNAG, encoded by the coding sequence ATGGAATTTGATACAGCAATTATTGGCGCAGGTGCCGCAGGCATGATGTGTGCCGCCCATTTAGAGGGGCGCACCCTGCTGGTGGATCACGCAAAAGTAGCGGGCGAGAAAATTCGCATCTCTGGCGGCGGGCGCTGTAACTTTACCAATCTTTATACCGATCCAAACGCATTCATCTGCGCCAACCCGCATTTTGTTAAATCGGCCCTCGCCCGTTATACGCAATGGGATTTCATTGATCTGGTTCAGCAACACGGGATCGCGTGGCATGAAAAAACGCTAGGCCAGCTATTCTGCGACAACAGCGCCAAAGATATCATCGCCATGCTGAACCAGCTGATTGATGCGCGCACCGTCGAGCGCCGCCTGAAAAGCAGCATCAGCGATATTAGAAAGCGAGAGGAAGGGTTTTCCTTTACCCTCCACACACCAGAAGCCAAGCTCCAAGTTTCCACGCGCAACCTGATCATCGCGACGGGCGGCAAATCCATCCCAAAGATGGGCGCAACGGGCTTTGCCTATGAGGTGGCAGAGCAATTCGGCCTGCCTGTAACCCAGACACGGCCAGCCTTGGTCCCTTTCACCTTCCCAGACGGGCGGTTCGCCGAGATTTCGGGTGTTGCGGTCCCCTCTCGCATTCACGCTGATGGTCCAACGTTTGAAGAGGCGCTGCTGTTTACCCACCGCGGCCTTTCAGGCCCCGCGATCCTACAGGCTTCGTCCTATTGGCGCGAGGGCGAGACGGTCACCCTCGATATCCTTCCCGCAGATATGTACGAAGCCCTGCGCAACCAGCGCCAACAGGCAGGTCGCAAGAATTTCACCACCGAACTGGCCCGCCACCTGCCCTCGCGCCTAGTTGACCACTTGAGCGGTGTTTTTGACCTAAGCGGCAACCTTGCTGATTGGTCTGACAAACGCCTGAGCGAGCTGATGAACGGGTTAAAACACTGGCAAGTCACCCCAAGCGGGACTGAAGGGTATCGCACCGCCGAAGTCACCCTAGGTGGTGTGGATACCGATGCGCTCGACTCGAAAACCATGGCCAGCAAAAACCACCCGAACCTCTATTTCATTGGCGAAGCTGTGGATGTGACGGGGTGGCTGGGCGGCTATAACTTTCAATGGGCGTGGTCGTCGGCCATGGCCGCGGCCAAGGCCTTGAACGCGGGTTAG